A genomic window from Sebastes fasciatus isolate fSebFas1 chromosome 7, fSebFas1.pri, whole genome shotgun sequence includes:
- the LOC141770720 gene encoding olfactory receptor 11A1-like, which yields MNSTKFSYFTLSPFFDTRPFEYLYFIIVMSLYVLIICANLLLIVVICSNRSLHEPMYLFLCSLFVNELYGSTGLFPFLLVQILSDIHTVAAPLCFTQIFCVYTYANVEFCNLAVMSYDRYLAICYPLQYNVHMTYNKTAILIALTWLYPFIAIGVLISLSGSLQLCGNVINKVYCDNYSIVKLACSDTTVNNIYGMIYTAATICVVLLIFYTYMKIFKVCFSGSKQTRQKAVSTCTPHLASLLNFSFGAFFEIIQSRFNMNNLPNMLRIILSLYWLTCQPLFNPLLYGLNLTKIRMMCKTLIF from the coding sequence ATGAACTCTACAAAGTTTTCATATTTCACACTTTCTCCCTTCTTTGACACCAGGCCTTTTGAGTACTTATACTTCATTATTGTTATGTCTTTGTATGTGTTAATTATTTGTGCTAATCTTTTGCTCATCGTGGTTATCTGTAGTAACAGAAGCTTACATGAACCTATGTACCTTTTCCTGTGCAGCCTGTTTGTAAATGAACTGTATGGTAGTACAGGGTTGTTTCCATTCCTTCTGGTTCAGATCCTCTCTGACATTCACACTGTTGCTGCTCCGCTCTGCTTCACACAGATATTCTGTGTTTATACGTACGCAAATGTAGAGTTTTGTAACTTAGCCGTCATGTCTTATGACCGCTATCTGGCTATCTGTTATCCTCTACAGTATAATGTGCATATGACCTACAACAAGACAGCCATACTCATAGCTCTAACGTGGTTATACCCTTTTATTGCAATCGGTGTGTTGATATCACTCAGCGGCTCTTTACAGCTGTGTGGCAACGTCATCAACAAAGTCTACTGTGACAACTACTCTATAGTTAAACTGGCCTGTTCTGACACTACAGTTAATAACATCTATGGGATGATTTACACAGCTGCAACAATTTGTGTTGTACTTTTAATCTTTTACACGTATATGAAGAtctttaaagtgtgtttttctggTAGTAAACAGACCAGACAGAAAGCTGTCAGTACCTGCACACCTCACCTGGCTTCCCTGCTGAACTTCTCCTTCGGGGCTTTCTTTGAAATAATACAGAGCAGATTTAATATGAACAATCTCCCCAACATGTTGAGGATCATTTTATCGTTGTACTGGCTGACCTGCCAGCCGCTCTTCAACCCTCTACTGTACGGACTGAATTTAACCAAAATACGCATGATGTGTAAAACTCTTATCTTTTAA
- the LOC141770721 gene encoding olfactory receptor 11A1-like, whose protein sequence is MMNSTQVPYFSLTAYFDTGLFKYLYFIIIMCLYVLIISANVLLIVVICSNRSLHEPMYLFLCSLFVNELYGSTGLFPFLLVQILSDIHTVAAPLCFLQIFCVYTYASIQFSNLAVMSYDRYLAICCPLQYNTRMTHNKVISFIALTWLYPFIAIYILISLSVPLQLCGNIITKVYCDNYSIVKLACSDTRVNNIYGIVYTFTTVILVLLIFYTYIKILRVCFSGCKQTRQKAVSTCTPHLASLLNFSFGCFFEIIQNRFNMKYVPNMLRIILSLYWLTCQPLFNPVLYGLKITKIRITCKSVLFGKM, encoded by the coding sequence ATGATGAACTCTACTCAGGTTCCATATTTCTCACTAACCGCCTACTTTGACACCGGGCTGTTTAAATATCTCTACTTCATTATTatcatgtgtttgtatgtgttgaTCATTAGTGCCAATGTGTTGCTCATCGTGGTTATCTGTAGTAACAGAAGCTTACATGAACCTATGTACCTTTTCCTGTGCAGCCTGTTTGTAAATGAACTGTATGGTAGTACAGGGTTGTTTCCATTCCTTCTGGTTCAGATCCTCTCTGACATTCACACTGTTGCTGCTCCGCTCTGCTTCCTGCAGATCTTCTGCGTTTATACGTACGCAAGTATACAATTTAGTAACTTAGCCGTCATGTCTTATGACCGATATCTGGCCATCTGTTGTCCTCTACAATATAACACACGTATGACACATAACAAGGTTATCTCGTTTATTGCTCTAACGTGGTTATACCCTTTTATTgctatttatattttgatatctCTGAGCGTCCCTCTCCAGCTGTGTGGGAACATTATTACCAAAGTCTACTGTGACAACTACTCTATAGTTAAACTGGCCTGTTCTGACACCAGAGTCAATAACATCTATGGGATTGTTTACACTTTTACAACAGTTATTCTTGTACTTTTAATCTTTTACACGTATATAAAGATCCTCAGAGTGTGTTTCTCTGGCTGTAAACAGACCAGACAGAAAGCTGTCAGTACCTGCACACCTCACCTCGCTTCTCTGCTCAACTTCTCCTTCGGCTGCTTCTTTGAAATAATACAGAACAGatttaatatgaaatatgtaccGAATATGTTGCGCATTATTTTATCGTTATACTGGCTGACATGTCAACCGCTCTTTAACCCTGTTCTGTACGGACTGAAAATAACCAAAATACGCATCACATGTAAAAGTGTTCTGTTTGGTAAAATGTGA
- the LOC141770722 gene encoding olfactory receptor 11A1-like, with translation MMMMNSTQVSYFSLTAYFDTGDLTYLYFIIIMCLYVLIISANVLLVVVICSNRSLHEPMYLFLCSLFVNELYGSTGLFPFLLVQILSDIHTVAAPLCFLQIFCLYSYGGVEYLNLAVMSYDRYLAICYPLQYNTRMTSNKIAALIAVTWFCPLLLCLVMASLSSSLRLCGNIINKVYCDNYSIVKLACSDTTVNNIYGLIVSTLSIFCPLILIFYTYIKILRVCFSGCKQTRQKAVSTCTPHLASLLNFSCGACFEILQSRFNMNNLPNMLRIFLSLYWLTCQPLFNPLLYGLNMSKIRIICRNRLFDKM, from the coding sequence atgatgatgatgaactcTACTCAGGTTTCATATTTCTCACTAACTGCCTACTTTGACACCGGAGATTTAACATacttatatttcattattatcatgtgtttgtatgtgttgaTCATTAGTGCCAatgtgttgttggtggtggttaTCTGTAGTAACAGAAGCTTACATGAACCTATGTACCTTTTCCTGTGCAGCCTGTTTGTAAATGAACTGTATGGTAGTACAGGGTTGTTTCCATTCCTTCTGGTTCAGATCCTCTCTGACATTCACACTGTTGCTGCTCCGCTCTGCTTCCTGCAGATCTTCTGTTTGTATTCTTACGGAGGTGTTGAGTATCTAAACTTAGCTGTCATGTCTTACGACCGATATCTGGCTATCTGTTATCCTCTACAGTATAACACACGTATGACCTCTAACAAGATCGCCGCGCTGATAGCTGTAACGTGGTTTTGTCCGTTACTACTGTGTCTCGTGATGGCGTCCTTGAGTTCCTCTCTCCGGCTGTGTGGGAACATTATTAACAAAGTCTACTGTGATAACTACTCCATAGTTAAACTGGCCTGTTCTGACACTACAGTTAATAACATTTATGGACTCATTGTTTCTACACTCTCCATCTTTTGTCCTCTGATTCTGATCTTCTACACATATATAAAGATCCTCAGAGTGTGTTTCTCTGGCTGTAAACAGACCAGACAGAAAGCTGTCAGTACCTGCACACCTCACCTGGCTTCTCTGCTCAACTTCTCATGTGGAGCTTGTTTTGAGATATTACAGAGCAGATTTAATATGAACAATCTACCCAACATGTTGAGGATCTTTTTATCGTTGTACTGGCTGACCTGCCAGCCGCTCTTCAACCCTCTACTGTACGGACTGAACATGTCCAAAATACGCATCATATGTAGAAATCGGCTCTTTGATAAAATGTAG
- the LOC141770880 gene encoding olfactory receptor 11A1-like, whose product MMMINSTQVSYFTLTAYFHTGMFKYLYFIIIMCLYVLIISANVLLVVVICSNRSLHEPMYLFMCSLFVNELYGSTGLFPFLLVQILSDVHTVAAPLCFLQIFIVYSYVCVELLNLAAMSYDRYLAICYPLQYNTRMPFNKIAFLIALAWFYASVACFVPITLSVHLQLCGNVINKVYCDNYSIVKLACSDTTVNNIYGLIGTFAVIVCPLSLILYTYMRILRVCFSGCKQTRQKAVSTCTPHLASLLNFSFGAFFEIIQSRFNMNGLPFMIRIVLSLYFLTCQPLFTPLLYGLNMSNIRVICKKQFFSKI is encoded by the coding sequence atgatgatgataaactCTACTCAGGTTTCATATTTCACACTAACCGCCTACTTTCACACCGGGATGTTTAAATATCTctatttcattattatcatgtgtttatatgtgttgaTCATTAGTGCCAATGTGTTGCTGGTGGTGGTTATCTGTAGTAACAGAAGCTTACATGAACCTATGTACCTTTTCATGTGCAGCCTGTTTGTAAATGAACTGTATGGTAGTACAGGGTTGTTTCCATTCCTTCTGGTTCAGATCCTCTCTGACGTTCACACTGTTGCTGCTCCGCTCTGCTTCCTGCAGATCTTCATCGTGTATTCTTATGTTTGTGTGGAATTATTGAACTTAGCCGCCATGTCTTATGACCGATATCTGGCTATCTGTTATCCTCTACAGTATAACACACGGATGCCATTTAATAAGATTGCTTTTCTTATTGCTCTAGCATGGTTTTATGCTTCTGTTGCATGTTTTGTTCCAATAACTCTGAGTGTCCATTTACAGCTGTGTGGGAACGTCATTAACAAAGTCTACTGTGATAACTACTCCATCGTTAAACTGGCATGCTCTGACACTACCGTCAATAATATTTATGGACTTATTGGTACTTTTGCTGTAATCGTATGTCCTCTATCTCTGATCCTTTACACCTACATGAGGATCCTCAGAGTGTGTTTCTCTGGCTGTAAACAGACCAGACAGAAAGCTGTCAGTACCTGCACACCTCACCTCGCCTCTCTGCTCAACTTCTCCTTCGGGGCTTTCTTTGAAATAATACAAAGCAGATTTAATATGAATGGTTTACCGTTTATGATCCGTATAGTTTTATCTCTATACTTTCTAACATGCCAGCCGCTCTTTACCCCTTTATTATACGGCCTGAACATGTCCAACATCCGTGTCATATGTAAAAAGcaatttttttctaaaatatag